The proteins below are encoded in one region of Caldilineales bacterium:
- a CDS encoding endonuclease/exonuclease/phosphatase family protein gives MSFNIRYGLADDGENHWNKRKAFALARIHDFGPDLLGLQECRDDAQAAFVRASLPNYDFYGVRRDGEDNTALEMAPILFRQPAFQLIQAGHFWLSDTPQVAGSKSWGSAFARTTTWVDLSHRPTGRRLTFVNTHFDYQPDAIEGAARLMQSWLGQVQKESAVILTGDFNAGKDSAAYHRLVDKTTLFDAYRQVQLGFSQETTFHGFGKPEERAAIDWILVSGHFKVIDAAVDRASVGNLFPSDHYPVLAVLDWKGRAPAGACRSPAWPAVRSASGFVGGS, from the coding sequence ATGAGCTTCAATATCCGTTACGGCCTGGCCGATGACGGTGAAAACCACTGGAACAAGCGCAAGGCATTCGCCCTCGCTCGTATCCACGACTTCGGACCCGATTTGCTCGGCCTTCAAGAATGCCGCGACGATGCCCAGGCCGCATTCGTCAGGGCCAGCCTACCCAACTATGACTTCTATGGCGTGCGCCGCGACGGGGAGGACAATACGGCCCTGGAAATGGCGCCGATTTTGTTTCGGCAGCCGGCTTTCCAACTCATCCAAGCCGGTCACTTCTGGCTCAGTGACACTCCGCAGGTCGCCGGCAGCAAGAGCTGGGGAAGTGCTTTTGCCCGCACCACAACCTGGGTCGATCTCAGCCATCGGCCAACGGGCCGGCGGCTTACTTTTGTCAACACGCACTTCGACTACCAGCCAGACGCCATCGAGGGCGCCGCGCGGCTGATGCAGAGTTGGCTGGGGCAGGTTCAGAAGGAGTCAGCGGTCATCCTCACGGGGGACTTCAATGCGGGCAAGGACTCAGCCGCCTATCACCGCCTGGTGGACAAGACCACCCTGTTCGATGCTTACCGCCAGGTGCAGCTTGGTTTCAGCCAGGAAACGACGTTCCACGGCTTCGGGAAGCCGGAAGAGCGAGCGGCGATTGACTGGATCCTGGTTTCTGGTCACTTCAAGGTGATAGACGCCGCGGTGGATCGGGCCTCGGTCGGGAACTTGTTCCCATCGGATCATTATCCGGTGTTGGCCGTGCTCGACTGGAAAGGGCGAGCGCCTGCTGGCGCCTGCCGTAGTCCAGCCTGGCCGGCCGTGCGGTCGGCTTCGGGCTTCGTGGGGGGGAGTTGA
- a CDS encoding NADH:flavin oxidoreductase, whose translation MIFEPFQIKSLQFKNRIVRSSIGGRTSYYDGTVTSAFKNFEKRFAANGVAAIITATLSVDDKRASPMEYPKLSDDRFIKPLREAVKAVQQYDCRYIIQIGDTGGHTHTSLFAQEEDGETSSTHLDLLYGYRSLHRAMTIAEIEMTVAAFGEAALRVREAGADGLEITASKGYMIQQFLNPGVNRRRDEYGGSVDKRFRFLEEIVRLARQKVGDDFPLGIRLSAADYNYLPVNLRLPPRLPLKQFYFGNTLAENLYYAKKLKALGVDYLHIDQGYGFINPKGNPGSFPVHELKLFFNANRHLSAKAWLRAAVFNTVPEFILRPIANLGWKDIPAISADEAGRFREETGLPIIANGGFQDRRLIEQTLSEGKADLVAMARPLLANVDLVKLFEQGIDRPEKPCTHCNRCAVRTANYPLGCYDPTRFGSLDEMEAQIMAWSAMSDERLGE comes from the coding sequence ATGATCTTCGAACCCTTTCAGATCAAGAGTCTGCAGTTCAAGAACCGCATCGTCCGCTCATCCATCGGCGGGCGCACCTCGTATTACGACGGCACGGTGACGTCGGCGTTCAAGAATTTCGAGAAGCGCTTCGCCGCCAACGGCGTGGCCGCGATCATCACGGCCACGCTCAGTGTGGACGACAAGCGCGCCTCGCCGATGGAATATCCCAAGCTCAGCGACGACCGCTTCATCAAGCCGCTGCGCGAGGCGGTGAAGGCCGTACAGCAATACGATTGCCGCTACATCATCCAGATCGGCGACACGGGCGGCCACACCCACACCAGCCTCTTTGCTCAGGAAGAGGACGGGGAGACGTCTTCGACCCATCTCGACCTGCTCTATGGCTATCGCAGCCTGCACCGGGCGATGACGATCGCGGAAATCGAGATGACGGTGGCGGCTTTTGGCGAAGCCGCGCTCCGTGTGCGCGAGGCCGGCGCCGATGGTCTGGAGATCACGGCCTCGAAGGGCTACATGATCCAGCAATTCCTGAATCCGGGCGTCAACCGGCGGCGGGACGAGTACGGCGGCTCGGTGGACAAACGTTTTCGCTTTTTGGAGGAGATCGTGCGGCTGGCGCGCCAGAAGGTCGGCGATGATTTCCCGCTCGGCATCCGCCTCTCCGCCGCCGATTACAACTATTTGCCGGTCAACCTGCGCCTGCCGCCGCGTCTTCCGCTCAAGCAGTTCTATTTCGGCAACACCCTGGCGGAGAATCTCTATTATGCCAAAAAACTCAAGGCGCTGGGCGTCGATTACCTGCATATCGACCAGGGCTATGGCTTCATCAATCCCAAAGGCAACCCCGGCTCGTTTCCGGTGCATGAACTGAAGCTGTTCTTCAACGCCAATCGGCATCTGTCCGCCAAAGCCTGGCTGCGGGCGGCGGTGTTCAACACCGTGCCGGAGTTCATTCTCAGGCCCATCGCCAACCTCGGCTGGAAAGACATCCCGGCGATTTCGGCGGACGAGGCCGGGCGCTTCCGCGAGGAAACGGGTCTGCCCATCATCGCCAACGGCGGCTTTCAGGATCGGCGGCTGATCGAGCAGACGCTGAGCGAGGGCAAGGCCGACCTGGTGGCGATGGCCCGGCCGCTGCTGGCCAACGTCGATCTGGTCAAGCTGTTCGAGCAGGGCATCGACCGCCCGGAAAAACCCTGCACGCATTGCAACCGCTGCGCCGTGCGCACGGCCAACTACCCGCTCGGTTGCTACGACCCGACCCGTTTCGGCTCGCTCGACGAGATGGAAGCGCAGATCATGGCCTGGAGCGCGATGAGCGATGAGCGGCTGGGTGAGTGA
- a CDS encoding ester cyclase, translating into MSEANIALLKRAWAAYDKGDEEGFAACLTPDWKEYGSPNASSYGTLEDERRTMREHRIAFPDKHTEIHMILADENIVACFCTVHATHSGKYLDAEPTGKIVTVHEMMFNRVRDGKICETYAMGAGMGFYEQITGKEIPEQLDNLA; encoded by the coding sequence ATGAGTGAAGCAAACATCGCGTTGCTCAAGCGAGCCTGGGCAGCCTATGATAAAGGTGATGAGGAGGGGTTTGCTGCATGCCTAACACCCGACTGGAAAGAATACGGTAGTCCCAACGCGAGCTCTTATGGAACCTTGGAGGATGAGCGCCGAACTATGCGTGAGCACCGCATCGCCTTTCCGGACAAGCACACTGAAATACACATGATACTCGCGGACGAAAACATCGTGGCTTGCTTCTGCACAGTCCACGCCACGCATAGCGGCAAGTACTTGGATGCTGAACCAACCGGCAAGATCGTCACTGTGCATGAAATGATGTTCAACCGCGTGCGCGATGGCAAGATTTGCGAGACATATGCAATGGGAGCTGGCATGGGCTTCTATGAACAAATCACAGGCAAAGAGATTCCCGAGCAACTAGATAACCTGGCGTAA